Below is a genomic region from Halobacterium sp. CBA1132.
GGACGAACCGCGGGCCGGCAAGCGAGCGCTGGCCGCCGCGGGCTTCGACCCGGCTACAGAGGGCGCCGTCTCGATGGGACACGAGGAGAGCCTGCGCCACCTCCTCCGGGTCGCCGCCGGCCTCGAATCACTGGTCGTCGGCGAGGACCAGATTCTCGGCCAGGTGCGGGACGCCTACGACACCGCGCAGGACGCCGGCGCAATCGGGCACGTGCTCCGGCAGGCGGTGACGAAGGCCATCCACGTCGGTGAGCGCGCGCGCACCGAGACGGCCATCAACGAGGGCGTCACGTCGCTGGGGAGCGCCGCCGTCCGCCTCGTCGAAGGCGAAGTTGAGGTGGAGGGCGCGAGCGCGCTGGTCGTCGGTGCAGGGGAGATGGGCGCGCTCGCGGCGAAGGCGTTCGCGAGTTCGGGCGTCGACCGCGTGGTCGTTGCGAACCGGACGACCGCGCGCGCCGACCGGGTGGCCGAGGCCGTCGACGCGGAGGCCGAGACCGCGTCGCTGCACGAGGCGCCCGACCACGCGACGGACGCGGACGTCGTCGTCACCGCGACGAGCAGCCCCGAACACGTGCTCGACGAGACGGCGCTGGCCGACGCCGGCGAGACGGTAATCGTGGACCTTGCTCGTCCGCGCGACGTCGCGCCCGACGCGACAACCCTCGACGCAGTCTCGGTCCACGACCTCGACGACCTCCACGCGGTCACCGAGTCCACGCGCGAGCAGCGCGAGGACGCCGCCCGCGAGGTCGAGGCGATGCTGGAAGCGGAGTTCCAGCGGCTGCTCGCCCAGTACAAGCGCAAGCGCGCCGACGAGGTCATCGCGCGCATGTACGAGAGCGCCGACCGCCTGAAGGCCCGCGAGGTCTCGACGGCGGTCTCGAAACTGGAAGCGGCGGGCGGCGATGTCTCCGAGGAGGAGCGGGAAGTGCTGGAGTCGATGGCGGACGCGCTCGTCAGCCAACTGCTCGCGGCGCCGACGAAGAGCCTGCGAGATGCCGCCGAGGAGGACGACTGGTCGACCATCGCGACCGCCTTGGAGCTGTTCGACCCGGACTTCGAGGACGGGATGCCGTTCGACGCGCCCGCCGGGGAGGCAACGCCCGCCGAGTCCGAGGACTAAGCGTACCCCAGCCTGATTCCTGCTGCGATAACTATTCCGGCGGCCAGCGGCGGCAGCAGCGCCGCTGCGCCCGTGAGGCCGGCGGCGTCCGCGGCGACCGCGACCGCGAGGACGAGCGCGACGCCGACCGCGGTGGCGACTGTCAGCGACCAGTTCGCGGCCATCAGTTCCGGGGTCGTCGCGCAGGTCCTTCGTCGTGACGGCGGATACGGTTTTGTGGCTGGCGTGTGACGGCACGACCATGGCAGAACTCCTCTCCGAGGACGAAATCGACCAACGGACGCCCGAGGGCTGGGAGCGCGAGGGCGACGAAATCGTGCGCACGTACGAGTTCGACGACTACCTCAAGGGCGTGGCGTTCGCCTCCGAAGTCGGCGAACTCGCCGAAGAGCAGTTCCACCACCCCGAGATTCGAATTCGCTACGAGGAGGTCGAAGTGCGGTTCACGAGCCACGAGGCGGGCGGCGTGACGGGACAGGACATCGACCTCGCGGAGCTCTGCGACGAACTCCGGTAGGATGGACGCCCGGTACGCCTTCGCCGTGCGGTTCCGCCTCGACCCCGAACGTGGGGTTCGCGTCGACCCCGACGTCTTCGAGACGCGCGTGGAGCGCGCGGCCGCCGACCCCGGCGAACCCGGGTGGCTGTTCTTCCGGGACAACCTCTGGCGCGGTGAAATCGGGGACTCCGACCACTTCCGGGAAGTGACGAGTGACGCGCTCGGCGTCCCGGTCGACTCCGTGGCGTACCGCGCGCTGGAGACCGACCGCGAGTACTACGACGCGCTCAAGGAGGAAATCGGCGCG
It encodes:
- the hemA gene encoding glutamyl-tRNA reductase, whose product is MNGNTGVVSGVRVSHESASLSELEAASADSEADALDALLVEPAVEEAFVIQTCHRSEAYVVADEPRAGKRALAAAGFDPATEGAVSMGHEESLRHLLRVAAGLESLVVGEDQILGQVRDAYDTAQDAGAIGHVLRQAVTKAIHVGERARTETAINEGVTSLGSAAVRLVEGEVEVEGASALVVGAGEMGALAAKAFASSGVDRVVVANRTTARADRVAEAVDAEAETASLHEAPDHATDADVVVTATSSPEHVLDETALADAGETVIVDLARPRDVAPDATTLDAVSVHDLDDLHAVTESTREQREDAAREVEAMLEAEFQRLLAQYKRKRADEVIARMYESADRLKAREVSTAVSKLEAAGGDVSEEEREVLESMADALVSQLLAAPTKSLRDAAEEDDWSTIATALELFDPDFEDGMPFDAPAGEATPAESED
- a CDS encoding 4a-hydroxytetrahydrobiopterin dehydratase; its protein translation is MAELLSEDEIDQRTPEGWEREGDEIVRTYEFDDYLKGVAFASEVGELAEEQFHHPEIRIRYEEVEVRFTSHEAGGVTGQDIDLAELCDELR
- the lwrS gene encoding LWR-salt protein — protein: MDARYAFAVRFRLDPERGVRVDPDVFETRVERAAADPGEPGWLFFRDNLWRGEIGDSDHFREVTSDALGVPVDSVAYRALETDREYYDALKEEIGAHLDLFNADSTPEVLNKYLGSSVEVTD